One Megalopta genalis isolate 19385.01 chromosome 11, iyMegGena1_principal, whole genome shotgun sequence genomic region harbors:
- the LOC117226000 gene encoding LOW QUALITY PROTEIN: brefeldin A-inhibited guanine nucleotide-exchange protein 3 (The sequence of the model RefSeq protein was modified relative to this genomic sequence to represent the inferred CDS: inserted 1 base in 1 codon) → MEDLLLQIVKESSNAKLQNLRKSAQEAHDFLEKQQALLRDPPHELRAKCLHTFQLALETKRSKFVAFGLSGLHKMLRDDRFQSPYEPEDDSLWLPAQMLHAMGSILSQSDDTQTDMLKVLLQVACSSYWTMNGRLIIAILTTCCEAFENGNQAVRTAAQAATSQTLRSFCLFLDEECQEMDENAKKNKNLWERGVSCFNEALPILQYICSKLDEAQKKSCSSNGRNGNTVVFLLECLHTLISSLPQKIHTNGHFTTFLWQKFCPALIAFLGTPRVDKTFTSREGKENEVGRGSGYLATSLSFDSHQAKTVYSIGTELVRLVGCVGPLRPVLESVFHRMLLYPPPQQRLEPLKALKELLRSPSRMVDFAGPLLVEEDRSSHIQSDMALMRLAMDSIEESTTGGLSILHASVSCVVAMLSALQELCEGKAINHTYTCAINSLYEDLESCDYRGPLTYQSMARLPKTYREQLELMKKGIGSDSDSSGHGPSEDGDSTDTEGPQNDSDEVQEENSLEDNDYAMENERERLRLEKLPKCLHVGRQVADECNVDVERHNARKFVKTLKSDLIPMVLSLRSNIEVDEALQNFASEYCQGVFTAQQKIQEQTEISTDSCALITIMNADGIYLATYAALLLNLKLIRINYYHEESRQVPISEEQFVEEVHGSGVLVYLSATWLSELYQQVLACNLLEKCGYNPHYTEHSALINVLTDVDGIPGSQRGGQLLSDYIRLEKAQLSRSEPTPEAEAGAKLSRRVLTCCWGSMMTVLTTGLNPPKEENNKGILNRDGGRRGIRDTVVLSLEGLHKAAILSNILGLQNRCGSIFALLAKAACTEQSISRITRTKDVLRLKLQNRATNIHTSHALSMDVLLGKGLELGSHGSDCWPHVFTCCLYVSKLEHDFFGRNQNPSLPKTQQKKEKKDAPNGDSKGNQDRLRLNFNIADEEETCVDVYSFLSSPYTQNPSSDTIPEIIQESTADSQFNGILPADYAAKIICVLSQQVDRLFENAALKLNLRALCLFLTALCKASKAQLFKTPDGFKDNKRFWWRRTKPRENEMNVLLLARLGEVMLKCVKSGRPLIHIMRVWSILGPHFMEAACHKDRSISKKAVQCIHDSMAALLNEQVELPHFHFNEALFKPFENLLCLELCDSDVQDQIVSCICEFVETNRTEIRSGWRPLFGALRVASVGNSDSVESAPLLEVFRVFLSTDNTLVFANAALDCILCLLRHVRGIGDAEGQQDEQEQVDVAETKRMRLCVESLKYLLSCSDILASMYGMPACPIFHSAQRIQFATIPQYVDPLIPNSEVIRFDKHAESIQETIPERPHDVLMENVHTITTLQSMDKPSGILRVWCILIEGLSSATMICPKRYQPHTMETLFHLLRDTLNVPGPAFGLYCVNHLLLPMVQNWLRKTSKIFRGWDNFAPNFKQCCGLITDLVVDYLTHLQGPEVVRNEAYLPATTLMLKQLLLVMAECVVQPTESIARLGCACIRHVLVNSGPLLTPEQWEVCGVACYRACSNSLQELHQLTMAFSPRSESFYGDVAQVKVAARRDATIEESERLRQLAAQVFLLEEQHPEDSSSMSDDRSYVFLLYPPSVGSTLNPDLYIVRVQLRALVVGLLVHQMLLHCIASVLLQNNDSSFPSLTHVIPRSMGSASPKDSTSGCLSYLSSQHVDIFLSALDLSYAAALKFDCRPGLKFLVQKIANLQQPANLYRQAGAAWIIKIVTLFELCLREIETTGADLETVKSLLTYSSDDKPQNLRKLSKYLRQAQTTFEELCESYVDVVLDKDGKHTRIDSFSEREIFLLVAQPDDYPEITRKEPIVDRAVNTPAPPEFYQDYRRDFHQAYRQDYRQHYRQDFRQELEDLEDQTDDQDDIEAYNPNLDDESGLEELGPEPEEEIRRFRLSDLAVEYSTDSGPPSEPETDNSRPVSRLGSVTEKIVYLDRSGGTSSEGYIDGRYCSITPAPGRLINRSDDLYYKMSPLRRAESAGSFGTSVSEVLATSTSLTVEEMSSYRRSRMQKRRSDACLLSRRSSLKFIVPSEIEDYQKFESSNAAASRCRSVMELRKRSVSVSSNDLEMSPRASSKIEEKNISPACLDDVDELLKDYRRSKRGFRMNPFLKDDGEDAPDGVSIRDSSFQRKTNVHKDSEAHRRAWAETLCTVLDWTLALSTDKLTPLLPVFVNGVQILTXHPVGQDLQERLSTVSHRIPTGNVKTILRFQKSDSFLLLISSFQRSSAKKSERSPELGPSRRDCSNFETFVQIIFGIGRNNFDVQLPLSRESKEWARGSRTISRELSRCLRTNATTPKTTTGSGTRTRQTIANPRFSADERNGVPFSPRSLACLDATGRVDTEGQGFYLRSTLCTHISRFSFYALCA, encoded by the exons ATGGAGGATCTCCTGCTGCAGATCGTCAAGGAGTCCAGCAATGCGAAGCTACAGAATTTACGGAAATCGGCGCAGGAAGCGCATG ATTTCCTGGAGAAGCAGCAAGCGTTGCTGCGTGATCCACCCCACGAGCTGCGAGCAAAATGTCTACACACCTTTCAGCTAGCACTGGAAACCAAGAGGAGCAAATTCGTCGCGTTCGGTCTGTCGGGATTACAT AAAATGTTGAGAGACGACAGATTCCAGTCACCGTACGAGCCAGAGGACGATTCCTTATGGCTGCCCGCGCAAATGTTGCACGCGATGGGCTCTATTCTGTCACAGTCCGACGACACGCAGACGGATATGTTAAAA GTGCTCCTGCAAGTTGCCTGTTCCTCGTATTGGACGATGAACGGCCGCTTGATCATCGCCATTCTCACTACCTGCTGCGAGGCTTTCGAAAATGGGAACCAAGCGGTCAGAACCGCTGCCCAAGCTGCCACCAGCCAGACACTGCGGTCCTTCTGTCTGTTCTTAG ACGAGGAGTGCCAAGAAATGGACGAGAACgcgaagaagaacaagaacctCTGGGAGAGGGGGGTGTCCTGCTTCAACGAGGCCCTGCCGATCCTTCAGTACATCTGCAGCAAGCTGGACGAAGCTCAAAA GAAATCTTGTTCCAGCAATGGCAGAAACGGCAACACCGTGGTCTTCCTTCTGGAGTGCCTGCACACCCTGATCTCGTCCTTGCCGCAGAAGATCCACACCAACGGTCATTTCACCACCTTCCTTTGGCAGAAGTTCTGTCCCGCGCTGATCGCTTTCCTCGGGACACCCAGGGTCGACAAAACGTTCACCTCCAGGGAGGGCAAGGAGAACGAAGTGGGCAGGGGCTCCGGGTACCTTGCTACTTCGCTGAGCTTCGATAGCCATCAGGCTAAGACCGTCTACAG TATCGGGACAGAGCTGGTCCGATTGGTAGGCTGCGTAGGACCTTTGAGGCCAGTTCTAGAATCCGTGTTCCATCGAATGCTGCTCTATCCGCCCCCTCAGCAGCGTCTAGAGCCTCTGAAGGCGCTGAAGGAGCTTCTTCGCAGTCCCAGTCGAATGGTGGACTTCGCAGGGCCGTTGCTGGTGGAGGAGGACAGGTCGAGCCACATTCAGAGCGACATGGCGTTGATGAGACT GGCAATGGACTCTATCGAGGAATCAACGACCGGCGGACTGAGTATCTTGCACGCCAGCGTTTCGTGCGTGGTAGCGATGCTCTCCGCTCTTCAGGAACTGTGCGAGGGCAAGGCCATCAATCACACCTACACCTGCGCGATCAATAGCTTGTACGAGGACCTGGAGTCCTGCGACTACAGAGGGCCGCTGACGTACCAGAGCATGGCGAGGTTGCCGAAAACATACAG AGAGCAATTGGAGCTGATGAAGAAAGGTATAGGCTCCGATTCCGACTCTTCGGGACACGGACCGTCGGAGGACGGTGATTCGACGGATACCGAAGGGCCTCAGAACGATTCTGACGAGGTGCAAGAAGAGAACAGCTTGGAGGACAATGACTACGCGATGGAGAACGAAAGGGAGAGGCTGAGATTGGAGAAGCTTCCGAAGTGCCTCCACGTTGGCAGACAGGTCGCCGACGAATGCAACGTCGACGTAGAGAGACACAATGCTAGGAAGTTCGTGAAGACGCTGAAAAGCGATCTGATCCCTATGGTGTTGAGCCTGAGGAGCAACATAGAGGTCGACGAAGCTTTGCAGAACTTTGCCTCGGAATATTGCCAAG GGGTGTTCACGGCTCAGCAGAAGATCCAGGAGCAGACCGAGATCAGCACCGACTCCTGCGCGTTGATCACGATCATGAATGCTGACGGGATCTACTTGGCTACTTATGCAGCCTTGctgctgaatttgaagctgatcaggATCAATTATTACCACGAAGAGAGTCGTCAGGTTCCGATCAGCGAG GAACAATTCGTGGAAGAAGTGCACGGATCGGGTGTCCTCGTCTATTTGTCAGCGACTTGGCTGTCCGAACTGTATCAGCAGGTGTTGGCCTGTAATCTCCTCGAAAAGTGCGGCTACAATCCGCACTATACCGAGCACAGTGCTCTGATAAACGTTCTAACCG ACGTCGACGGCATTCCCGGCAGCCAAAGAGGCGGACAGCTCCTTTCGGACTACATAAGGCTGGAGAAAGCTCAGCTGTCTCGAAGCGAGCCAACACCGGAAGCCGAAGCCGGCGCTAAACTTTCCAGAAGAGTCCTAACTTGCTGCTGGGGAAGCATGATGACTGTTCTGACGACTGGCTTGAATCCTCCGAAGGAAGAGAACAATAAAGGAATACTGAACAGAGACGGCGGCAGGAGAGGCATCAGGGACACCGTCGTATTGTCCTTGGAAGGCCTCCATAAAGCTGCGATATTGAGCAATATTCTTG GTCTGCAGAATCGTTGCGGCTCGATTTTCGCTTTACTGGCGAAAGCAGCCTGCACGGAACAATCGATATCGAGGATCACGCGAACGAAGGATGTTCTCAGGCTGAAATTGCAGAACAGGGCGACTAATATTCACACGTCGCACGCGTTGAGCATGGACGTTCTCCTGGGCAAAGGTCTGGAGCTGGGGAGCCATGGCAGCGACTGTTGGCCGCACGTTTTCAC CTGCTGCTTGTACGTGAGTAAACTGGAGCACGATTTCTTCGGGAGAAACCAGAATCCTTCGCTGCCGAAGACTCAgcagaagaaggagaagaaggacGCTCCGAATGGGGACTCCAAGGGGAATCAGGACAGGTTGAGGCTGAACTTCAACATAGCCGACGAGGAGGAGACCTG CGTCGACGTCTACAGCTTCTTGTCCAGCCCCTACACGCAGAATCCCAGCTCCGACACGATCCCAGAAATTATCCAAGAGTCCACCGCGGACAGTCAGTTCAACGGCATCCTCCCAGCCGATTACGCGGCTAAGATCATCTGCGTCCTGTCGCAACAGGTCGACAGGCTCTTCGAGAACGctgctttgaagctgaacctgagAGCGCTGTGCCTATTCTTGACCGCGCTTTGCAAGGCCAGCAAGGCTCAATTGTTTAAGACGCCGGACGGGTTCAAGGATAACAAACGATTCTGGTGGCGCAGAACCAAGCCCAGAGAGAACGAAATGAACGTGTTGCTCTTGGCAAGGCTGGGGGAGGTGATGCTGAAATGCGTGAAGAGTGGAAGGCCTTTGATTCACATAATGAGG GTCTGGAGCATCCTGGGACCTCACTTCATGGAGGCAGCCTGCCACAAGGATCGTAGCATCTCCAAGAAGGCGGTGCAGTGCATCCACGACTCCATGGCTGCCTTGTTGAACGAGCAAGTCGAGTTGCCGCACTTCCACTTCAACGAAGCGCTCTTCAAGCCGTTCGAGAACCTCTTGTGCCTAGAACTCTGCGACAGCGACGTGCAAGATCAA ATCGTGAGCTGCATCTGCGAGTTCGTCGAGACCAACCGTACCGAGATCCGGTCAGGCTGGCGGCCTCTGTTCGGCGCGCTGCGCGTAGCATCGGTCGGCAATTCAGATTCCGTGGAGTCCGCGCCGCTCCTCGAGGTGTTCAGAGTCTTCCTATCCACGGACAACACCCTCGTGTTCGCGAACGCCGCGCTAGATTGCATTCTCTGTCTGTTGCGGCACGTGAGAGGCATCGGCGACGCGGAGGGTCAACAGGACGAACAGGAGCAGGTCGACGTCGCCGAGACCAAGCGAATGAGACTCTGCGTGGAGAGCCTCAAGTACCTGTTGAGCTGCAGCGATATTTTGGcctcgatgtacggcatgccaGCCTGCCCGATCTTCCATTCCGCGCAGAGGATCCAGTTCGCGACCATTCCCCAGTACGTCGATCCCTTGATCCCGAACTCCGAGGTGATCCGATTCGACAAGCACGCCGAATCCATACAAGAGACCATTCCCGAAAGGCCTCACGACGTCCTCATGGAGAACGTTCACACGATCACCACCCTGCAGAGCATGGACAAGCCCAGCGGTATCCTCAGGGTCTGGTGCATCCTCATCGAGGGCCTGTCCAGCGCCACCATGATCTGTCCCAAACGCTACCAGCCTCACACCATGGAGACGCTCTTCCATTTGCTGCGGGACACCTTGAACGTCCCCGGACCAGCGTTCGGTCTCTATTGCGTGAATCATCTGCTTCTTCCCATGGTCCAGAACTGGCTCAGAAAGACCTCCAAGATCTTCCGGGGCTGGGACAACTTCGCCCCGAATTTCAAGCAGTGCTGCGGCCTCATCACCGACCTGGTCGTCGATTACTTGACGCATCTTCAAG GTCCCGAGGTGGTGAGGAACGAGGCTTATCTACCGGCGACGACGCTCATGTTGAAACAGCTACTACTGGTGATGGCGGAATGCGTCGTGCAGCCGACCGAGAGCATAGCTCGATTAGGCTGCGCCTGCATTAG GCACGTCCTGGTGAACAGCGGTCCGCTTCTCACCCCAGAACAATGGGAGGTCTGCGGCGTCGCCTGTTACCGCGCCTGTTCGAATTCCCTGCAAGAGTTGCACCAGCTGACCATGGCTTTCTCGCCGAGATCGGAATCCTTTTACGGCGACGTAGCTCAGGTGAAGGTTGCcgcgcgacgggacgcgaccATCGAGGAGTCGGAACGTCTGCGACAGCTCGCCGCCCAG GTGTTCCTCCTGGAGGAACAACACCCTGAAGACTCCTCGAGCATGTCGGACGACAGGTCGTACGTATTTCTGCTCTATCCACCTTCCGTGGGGTCTACGCTCAATCCTGATCTCTATATCGTGAGAGTGCAACTGAGGGCGCTGGTGGTAGGCCTCTTGGTGCACCAGATGCTGCTGCACTGCATCGCCAGTGTGCTTTTGCAGAACAACGATTCCTCGTTTCCCAG CCTAACCCACGTGATCCCTCGCTCGATGGGCTCGGCGTCGCCGAAAGACTCGACTTCCGGTTGCCTGTCGTACTTGTCCAGCCAGCACGTCGACATCTTCCTCTCGGCCCTGGACCTGTCCTACGCGGCAGCCCTGAAATTCGATTGCCGACCGGGCCTGAAGTTCCTGGTGCAAAAGATAGCAAACCTCCAACAACCGGCGAACCTCTATCGCCAAGCTGGCGCAGCGTGGATCATCAAGATCGTTACCCTCTTCGAGCTCTGTCTTCGGGAGATAGAAACCACCGGGGCCGACCTCGAAACGGTTAAATCCCTGCTGACCTACAGCTCGGACGACAAGCCCCAGAATCTTAGGAAGCTGTCCAAGTATTTGAGACAGGCTCAGACCACGTTCGAGGAACTTTGCGAGAGCTACGTGGACGTGGTCCTGGACAAGGATGGCAAACACACCAGAATCGACAGCTTCTCCGAACGGGAGATCTTCCTGCTGGTGGCGCAGCCCGACGACTATCCGGAGATCACCAGAAAGGAGCCGATCGTCGACAGGGCCGTAAACACGCCGGCACCCCCGGAATTCTATCAGGATTATCGTCGGGACTTCCATCAGGCGTATCGTCAAGACTACCGTCAACACTATCGCCAGGATTTCCGTCAGGAATTGGAGGATCTCGAGGACCAGACGGACGACCAGGACGACATCGAGGCCTACAACCCTAACCTCGACGACGAGAGCGGTCTGGAAGAGCTTGGACCGGAGCCGGAAGAAGAAATCAGACGCTTCAGACTGTCCGACCTAGCGGTGGAGTATTCCACTGACTCTGGCCCACCCAGCGAGCCGGAAACCGACAATTCCAGGCCGGTGTCTCGCCTAGGCTCCGTCACCGAGAAGATAGTCTACCTCGACAGATCGGGAGGCACTTCGAGCGAGGGCTACATCGACGGAAGGTACTGTTCGATTACCCCGGCTCCTGGTCGCTTGATAAATCGCTCCGACGATCTCTACTACAAGATGAGTCCTCTCAGGAGAGCCGAGTCCGCGGGATCCTTCGGGACCTCGGTCTCCGAAGTGCTAGCAACCAGCACCAGCCTAACCGTCGAAGAGATGTCCAGCTACAGGCGATCCAGGATGCAGAAGAGGAGAAGCGACGCCTGTCTCCTGTCCAGACGGAGTTCCCTCAAGTTCATCGTTCCCAGCGAGATCGAGGACTACCAGAAGTTCGAGTCGTCCAACGCTGCGGCCTCGAGGTGCAGATCGGTCATGGAACTGAGGAAGAGATCCGTGTCCGTGTCGTCGAACGATCTCGAGATGTCGCCGAGGGCGTCTTCGAAGATCGAAGAGAAGAATATTTCTCCGGCCTGCTTGGACGACGTCGACGAACTGTTGAAGGATTACAGACGcagcaagaggggcttcaggaTGAATCCTTTCTTGAAGGACGACGGGGAGGATGCACCGGACGGTGTCTCGATCAGGGACAGCTCGTTCCAGAGGAAGACCAACGTGCACAAAGACAGCGAGGCGCACAGGAGGGCCTGGGCCGAGACTCTGTGCACCGTTTTGGACTGGACTCTGGCTCTATCG ACTGACAAACTGACACCCCTGCTTCCGGTGTTCGTGAACGGCGTGCAGATCCTCA AGCACCCCGTGGGCCAGGACCTCCAGGAACGGCTGTCCACTGTTTCCCACAGAATACCAACTGGAAACGTGAAGACGATTCTTCGATTTCAGAAGAGTGATTCGTTCTTATTGTTAATTTCATCGTTCCAGCGTTCATCGGCGAAGAAAAGCGAAAGGTCGCCGGAGCTGGGACCGTCTCGTCGCGACTGTTCAAACTTCGAAACCTTCGTCCAAATTATCTTCGGAATCGGTCGAAATAACTTCGACGTCCAGCTTCCATTATCTCGAGAATCAAAAGAGTGGGCTAGAGGATCGCGGACTATTTCTCGCGAATTGTCGCGTTGCTTGCGAACGAATGCAACGACGCCGAAAACGACGACCGGAAGTGGCACGCGAACACGACAGACAATAGCCAATCCCCGATTCTCCGCGGATGAGAGAAACGGTGTCCCGTTTTCTCCGCGATCTCTGGCTTGTCTCGACGCGACAGGACGCGTCGACACGGAGGGACAAGGATTTTATTTACGATCCACTCTCTGCACGCACATCTCCCGATTCTCATTTTATGCTCTTTGCGCTTAA